The proteins below come from a single Dinghuibacter silviterrae genomic window:
- a CDS encoding acyltransferase family protein — MTLTKQRFLPLDVLRGMTICFMIIVNTPGGPSYWPLDHAAWNGFTPTDLVFPTFLFVVGNAMSFTMRRYEEQGNGAVLSKIFKRTLLIFLCGFLLYWFPFVQHTDAGWAFKPLSHTRILGVLQRIALCYCIASLMIHFLPKGAVLTLSVIFLLGYWFLAWYFGDPGGVSPDSVTGPFTLHGNADLKLDRLIMGDNHLYRGEGFPFDPEGILSTIPAIVNVVAGYYAGLFVQKHSTEAKSLWKMAGVGALLIILAWVWNPVFPVNKKIWTSSFVLNTVGIDLILLSFLIFIIDFQKLKGWTGFFTTVGKNPLAIYLLSELLIVVLDLIKVGPDTSLTEWIITHTTGHISPEKLGSLCFAIAYMLVCWSVGKWMEVKKIYIRL; from the coding sequence ATGACACTGACCAAACAACGATTCCTGCCGCTGGACGTCCTGAGGGGTATGACGATCTGCTTCATGATCATCGTCAATACCCCCGGAGGTCCTTCCTATTGGCCGCTGGACCACGCCGCCTGGAATGGCTTCACCCCCACGGACCTGGTTTTCCCTACTTTTCTTTTTGTTGTCGGGAACGCCATGAGCTTTACCATGCGCAGGTACGAAGAACAGGGGAACGGCGCCGTGCTCTCGAAAATATTCAAGAGGACCCTGCTCATCTTCCTTTGCGGCTTTTTGCTCTACTGGTTCCCCTTCGTCCAGCATACGGACGCCGGCTGGGCCTTCAAACCCCTTTCCCACACCCGTATCTTAGGGGTGCTCCAAAGGATTGCGCTTTGTTATTGCATCGCTTCGCTGATGATCCACTTCCTCCCCAAGGGTGCGGTGCTCACGCTATCGGTTATCTTCCTGCTGGGGTATTGGTTCCTGGCCTGGTATTTCGGAGACCCCGGCGGTGTATCCCCGGACAGCGTCACCGGCCCCTTTACCCTGCACGGCAACGCCGACCTGAAGCTCGATCGTTTGATCATGGGGGACAATCACCTCTACCGGGGAGAGGGCTTCCCCTTTGACCCGGAGGGCATCCTCAGCACCATCCCCGCTATCGTCAACGTGGTAGCCGGTTACTACGCAGGGCTTTTTGTACAAAAACACAGCACCGAAGCCAAGTCCCTCTGGAAAATGGCCGGGGTGGGCGCCCTGCTCATCATCCTGGCCTGGGTATGGAACCCCGTTTTCCCCGTCAATAAAAAGATCTGGACCAGCTCCTTCGTCCTCAACACCGTAGGCATAGACCTGATCCTCCTGAGCTTCCTCATCTTTATCATCGATTTCCAAAAACTCAAAGGCTGGACAGGCTTCTTCACCACCGTAGGCAAAAACCCCCTGGCCATTTACTTATTGAGTGAACTCCTGATCGTGGTCCTCGACCTCATCAAGGTAGGCCCCGACACCAGCCTCACCGAGTGGATCATCACCCACACCACCGGCCACATCTCCCCCGAAAAACTAGGCTCCCTCTGCTTCGCCATAGCCTACATGCTGGTCTGCTGGAGCGTAGGGAAGTGGATGGAGGTCAAAAAAATATACATCCGGCTATAA
- a CDS encoding BamA/TamA family outer membrane protein, producing MLVACWWCIAATGGPVTLDTVPVIRDTPVVKTSWWKRNLQELKNKRYRDSLLSRLSRDNATSPGDDSSIQKSEHVFLPQQGRHIRRIYFRRVQVFGPNDIYDTTFQSSNRLLKLANNMHYDSRQWVIKQSLFFHPGDTVNAYELADNERYLRNLPFIQDARIYLTSASSNSDSVDINVVTKDVFEYGGDLSELSNTNAKFDIYNNDLFGAGQSFAFGFLWDKTFMPRVGTQVQYTKSNIGGTFIDGSVGYTYLNNNAPLDTNTYEGSYYISLNRPLYRRVTPVIGGLSLAKNFSINIHSLGDSLYRNYQYNIVDAWVGYNCWPGMERSNGSEARGPSLAILLRHYNLYFTQYPIPQYKADPVYNNRRYLLGEFALYRQDFFKAHYFFGFGRTEDVPLGYTIGLYGGEETWVQRQRAYSGLNLQKYWVTPLKGLLNTQLGLSSFWHPGTGSEDAVIHGEVDYYSRLVTFPWSRFREFIMLDYLDCPNPFFYKPLNINNQFGIYGISNTQINGFQRLNMRAYSNFYTPLKVYGFKFNLQATIQTSQLAYRDENLFDNRLYAGFGLGCEVRNENLTFNTLKIDANYYPYVPPGMRGNFYFEITTVSDFRFNIFALTAPSYLSYR from the coding sequence TTGTTGGTGGCCTGTTGGTGGTGCATAGCCGCGACCGGCGGGCCCGTTACCCTTGATACCGTACCTGTCATCCGGGACACCCCGGTGGTAAAAACGTCATGGTGGAAACGGAACCTGCAGGAATTAAAGAACAAGCGCTACCGCGATTCCCTTTTAAGCCGTTTGTCGAGGGACAACGCCACGTCACCCGGGGACGACAGTTCCATCCAAAAAAGCGAACACGTCTTTTTGCCCCAGCAGGGCCGGCATATCCGCCGTATTTATTTCCGGAGGGTCCAGGTGTTTGGTCCCAACGACATTTACGACACCACCTTCCAAAGCTCCAACAGGCTCCTGAAGCTGGCCAATAATATGCACTACGATTCACGCCAGTGGGTCATCAAACAATCCTTGTTTTTCCATCCCGGAGACACGGTCAATGCGTATGAGCTGGCCGACAACGAACGGTACCTTCGTAACCTGCCCTTTATACAGGACGCCCGGATCTACCTGACCAGCGCGTCCAGCAACTCGGACTCGGTGGACATCAACGTGGTGACCAAGGACGTATTCGAATACGGGGGCGACCTGAGCGAGCTGAGCAACACCAACGCCAAGTTTGACATCTACAACAACGACCTGTTTGGAGCGGGGCAATCCTTTGCATTTGGGTTTCTTTGGGACAAAACCTTTATGCCGAGGGTGGGGACCCAGGTTCAATATACCAAAAGCAATATCGGGGGGACGTTTATCGACGGCTCGGTGGGGTATACCTACCTCAACAACAACGCGCCCCTGGATACGAATACCTACGAGGGGTCGTACTATATCTCCCTGAACCGGCCGCTGTACCGGCGCGTGACGCCGGTGATCGGGGGGCTGTCCTTAGCCAAAAATTTTTCCATAAATATCCACAGCTTAGGTGACAGCCTTTACCGGAACTACCAATACAATATCGTGGATGCGTGGGTGGGTTACAATTGCTGGCCGGGCATGGAGCGGAGCAATGGGTCCGAGGCGAGGGGGCCCAGCCTGGCCATCCTCTTGAGACACTACAACCTTTACTTCACCCAATACCCGATTCCCCAGTATAAGGCGGACCCGGTGTATAACAACCGCCGGTATCTTTTAGGGGAGTTTGCATTGTACCGGCAGGACTTTTTCAAGGCGCACTATTTCTTCGGCTTCGGCCGTACCGAGGACGTTCCATTGGGCTATACCATCGGTCTTTACGGAGGGGAAGAAACGTGGGTCCAGCGTCAGCGGGCTTATTCGGGTCTGAACCTCCAAAAGTACTGGGTCACCCCGCTCAAGGGGTTGCTCAACACACAGCTTGGTTTGAGTAGCTTCTGGCATCCGGGAACCGGGTCAGAAGATGCGGTGATCCATGGAGAGGTCGACTACTACAGCCGGCTGGTGACCTTTCCCTGGTCCCGTTTTCGCGAGTTCATTATGCTGGACTACCTGGACTGCCCGAACCCGTTTTTCTACAAACCACTCAACATCAATAATCAGTTCGGCATCTACGGGATCAGCAACACCCAGATCAACGGGTTCCAGCGCCTGAATATGCGCGCCTATTCGAATTTTTATACCCCGCTAAAGGTGTACGGATTCAAGTTCAACCTCCAGGCGACCATCCAGACGTCCCAGCTGGCCTATAGGGACGAAAACCTTTTTGACAACCGCCTCTACGCCGGTTTCGGCCTGGGCTGCGAGGTCCGCAACGAAAACCTGACGTTCAACACCCTTAAAATCGACGCCAACTATTACCCCTACGTCCCCCCGGGGATGCGCGGCAATTTCTATTTCGAGATCACGACCGTCTCCGATTTCCGGTTCAACATCTTCGCGCTGACGGCGCCGTCTTACCTCTCTTATCGGTAA
- a CDS encoding ABC transporter ATP-binding protein, producing the protein MASTHTMTPAVSIRHLFKRYGDKTVLHDISLDIQPGQIIGYIGPNGAGKSTTVKILTGLIPDFEGEVTIGGMDLRTHAQDIKRTIGYIPENAEIYDVLTPMEYLTFTGRLYDLSPTMVRERAERMLTAFGLQDVLDQRMDTFSKGMKQKVLITSGIMHNPSLIILDEPLSGLDANAVIVMKEVMSRLAREGKTLFYCSHMMDVVEKVSDRIMLINHGTVIADGTFEELKQTGGDTLEKIFAHLTGETNLEGAADQFVTAFEP; encoded by the coding sequence ATGGCTTCAACCCACACCATGACCCCAGCTGTCAGCATCCGCCACCTCTTCAAGCGTTATGGGGACAAAACCGTCCTCCACGATATTTCCCTGGATATACAACCCGGCCAAATTATCGGGTATATCGGCCCCAACGGCGCGGGCAAGTCCACCACCGTCAAGATCCTGACGGGACTGATCCCCGACTTCGAAGGGGAGGTCACGATCGGGGGGATGGACCTCCGGACGCACGCCCAGGACATCAAACGCACTATCGGATATATCCCGGAAAACGCGGAGATCTACGACGTACTGACACCGATGGAGTACCTCACTTTTACAGGGAGGCTGTATGACCTTAGCCCCACCATGGTCCGGGAAAGGGCGGAACGAATGCTGACGGCCTTCGGTCTCCAGGACGTCCTCGACCAACGTATGGACACGTTCTCCAAAGGGATGAAGCAAAAAGTGCTGATCACCTCGGGCATCATGCACAACCCCAGCCTGATCATCCTGGATGAGCCGCTTTCCGGTCTGGACGCCAACGCGGTGATCGTCATGAAAGAAGTGATGAGCCGGCTTGCCCGGGAAGGCAAAACCCTTTTCTATTGTTCGCACATGATGGACGTGGTGGAAAAGGTGTCCGACCGCATCATGCTCATCAACCACGGCACCGTCATCGCGGACGGCACGTTCGAGGAGTTGAAGCAAACGGGCGGGGATACCCTCGAAAAGATATTCGCCCACCTGACCGGGGAAACAAACCTGGAGGGTGCGGCCGATCAGTTTGTCACCGCTTTCGAACCCTAG
- a CDS encoding N-acyl homoserine lactonase family protein: protein MYAPTTIELTTRGRPLRLHLISTGVVSVKRRYRDARGRGLGALLDFMWDNRFTEWLPIWVMVIEHPDGTFLIDTGEVAAVMDPDYFRSSGALVHWFDRSQFRFDVRREDEIDVQLTNIGIPPSQVKTIVLTHLHFDHTDGLSHFPGTRVLLGDLEWKKPYGALKRLWPQDFHPVAVPLDCPYEMFERTYALTGSEDLLLVHTPGHTWGHASVLIKTDLGPILFAGDVCYSQDQLLTDKYTGANASHRLANDTYERIKAFARHEPLIVLPSHDPEAPKRLLDWEPLYNLPSEGLAERED, encoded by the coding sequence ATGTACGCTCCCACGACGATCGAACTCACGACCAGAGGCAGGCCTTTACGTCTTCATCTTATTTCGACCGGTGTCGTATCGGTCAAACGCCGCTATCGGGATGCCCGGGGCCGCGGGCTGGGTGCCCTCCTCGATTTTATGTGGGACAACCGGTTTACAGAATGGCTGCCGATCTGGGTCATGGTGATCGAACACCCCGACGGTACCTTTCTTATCGATACCGGGGAAGTGGCCGCCGTCATGGATCCCGACTATTTCCGGTCTTCCGGCGCCCTGGTGCACTGGTTTGACCGCTCGCAATTCCGGTTTGACGTCCGCCGGGAAGACGAGATCGACGTCCAGTTGACCAACATAGGCATACCGCCTTCGCAGGTCAAGACGATTGTCCTGACCCACCTGCACTTCGACCACACCGACGGGCTGAGCCATTTTCCCGGGACCCGGGTGTTGTTGGGTGACCTGGAATGGAAAAAACCTTATGGCGCGCTAAAACGGCTCTGGCCGCAGGATTTTCACCCCGTGGCCGTTCCCCTGGACTGTCCCTACGAGATGTTTGAAAGGACATACGCCCTGACCGGGTCGGAAGACCTCCTCCTGGTCCATACACCCGGTCATACCTGGGGGCACGCGTCCGTGCTGATCAAAACCGATCTTGGACCCATCCTGTTTGCAGGAGACGTCTGCTACTCCCAGGACCAGCTCCTGACAGACAAATACACCGGAGCCAATGCCAGCCACCGCCTTGCAAACGACACCTACGAACGCATCAAGGCCTTCGCCCGTCATGAGCCCCTGATCGTCCTTCCGTCCCACGACCCGGAAGCGCCCAAACGGCTGCTCGACTGGGAGCCGCTTTACAACCTCCCCTCCGAAGGTTTGGCAGAGCGGGAGGACTGA
- a CDS encoding glycoside hydrolase family 3 N-terminal domain-containing protein, with translation MRAFLSALFLASVSFASAQSRVDDLLSKMTLEEKIGQMTQVTLDVVLRPGVHIDTAKLKQALETYHVGSILNTAGHALSRDQWKELITDIQKEATGHTRLHIPVIYGIDAIHGVNYVLGATLFPQEIGQAATFNPELVRKAADITAYETRAAYIPWNFSPVLDLGKSPLWPRMYETYGEDPYLCKTMGAEAVKGYQGSVSGAIDKYHVAACMKHYLGYSYPLSGKDRTPAWIPDRYMREYFLPSFREAVKAGARTVMVNSSQINGVPVHASHYLLTDVLRGELGFDGVIVTDWQDIKYLHDRHHIAATQEDAVLMAINAGIDMSMVPYDFSFYTYLLDLVKTGKVSVARIDASVRRILRLKEELGLFALPVPHTEDYPDFGSEASRQVSLQAAEESITLLKNNNAALPLKTGARILVTGPTANTLRSVDGGWSYSWQGDVNDALGAGHATFLDALRKKLGSDHVVYADSLSDALSAAAGVDAIVLFLGESSYAENPGNIDDLDLPFEQLHLAAELAKTGKPVILVLAEGRPRIVTSADAVAAATLTVYYPGNEGGEALADILTGDVNPSGKLPFTYPRYANALVNYYRKFLENGNPDDQHGFHPLYEFGSGLSYTTFTYSHLRLSSPVLSGNGSLQVSVDVQNTGQREGKESVLLYTSQWYASISPDVKRLRAFRKIDLQPGETKTVTFALTPSDLAFIGDDNKPVTEPGQFTIRIGDQTVDFTYQSSRSAKPSEGRL, from the coding sequence ATGCGCGCGTTTCTGTCCGCCCTCTTCCTTGCTTCGGTTTCCTTCGCTTCCGCCCAAAGCCGGGTCGACGACCTGCTCTCCAAAATGACCCTGGAGGAAAAGATCGGTCAAATGACCCAGGTTACCCTGGATGTGGTCCTCCGGCCGGGGGTACACATCGATACCGCCAAACTGAAACAAGCCCTGGAGACTTACCACGTCGGATCCATCCTTAACACGGCCGGGCACGCCCTGAGCCGGGATCAATGGAAGGAGCTGATCACGGATATTCAAAAAGAAGCCACCGGGCATACCCGGCTCCACATACCGGTGATCTATGGTATCGACGCGATCCATGGCGTGAACTATGTCTTAGGTGCTACACTTTTCCCCCAGGAGATCGGACAGGCGGCGACGTTTAACCCGGAACTGGTCCGGAAGGCCGCGGACATCACGGCTTATGAAACCCGGGCGGCCTATATCCCCTGGAATTTCTCGCCCGTACTGGACCTGGGGAAGTCCCCGCTTTGGCCGAGAATGTACGAGACTTACGGGGAGGATCCCTATCTGTGCAAAACCATGGGCGCGGAAGCGGTAAAGGGCTACCAGGGGAGCGTCTCGGGCGCGATCGACAAGTACCATGTCGCTGCCTGTATGAAACACTATTTGGGGTACAGCTATCCCCTCAGCGGGAAGGACCGTACGCCGGCCTGGATACCCGACCGGTATATGCGGGAATATTTTCTGCCCTCCTTCCGCGAGGCGGTAAAAGCGGGTGCCCGGACCGTTATGGTCAACTCGTCCCAGATCAACGGTGTGCCGGTGCACGCCAGCCATTACCTGCTCACGGACGTACTGAGGGGCGAGCTGGGTTTTGACGGGGTCATCGTCACCGACTGGCAGGATATAAAATACCTTCATGACCGTCACCATATTGCGGCCACCCAGGAAGACGCGGTCCTGATGGCCATCAACGCCGGCATCGATATGAGCATGGTGCCGTATGATTTTTCCTTTTATACGTATCTCCTCGACCTGGTCAAAACGGGCAAAGTATCCGTGGCCCGGATCGACGCATCCGTTCGGCGTATCCTCCGTCTCAAGGAAGAGCTGGGTTTGTTTGCGTTGCCGGTTCCGCATACGGAAGACTATCCCGATTTCGGATCGGAGGCCTCGCGGCAGGTCAGTCTTCAGGCGGCAGAGGAGTCTATTACTTTGTTGAAAAATAATAATGCTGCCTTGCCTTTGAAGACCGGTGCGCGGATCCTTGTCACCGGGCCCACCGCGAATACGCTTCGTTCGGTGGACGGGGGCTGGAGCTATTCCTGGCAGGGGGATGTCAACGACGCACTGGGAGCGGGACACGCCACCTTCTTAGACGCGCTGCGCAAAAAACTGGGCAGCGACCACGTCGTCTACGCGGATAGTTTGTCCGATGCGCTGTCCGCCGCAGCCGGCGTGGATGCCATCGTGCTTTTCCTGGGTGAATCGTCTTATGCGGAAAACCCGGGGAACATCGATGATCTTGACCTGCCCTTCGAACAACTGCACCTGGCGGCCGAACTGGCCAAGACGGGTAAGCCCGTCATTCTCGTCCTGGCGGAGGGCCGGCCCCGGATCGTCACGTCCGCGGACGCGGTGGCCGCGGCTACGCTGACCGTCTATTACCCGGGTAATGAGGGCGGGGAAGCGCTGGCCGATATTTTGACAGGGGATGTGAACCCCTCCGGCAAACTGCCTTTTACCTACCCGCGTTACGCCAATGCCCTGGTGAACTATTACCGGAAATTCCTGGAAAACGGAAATCCGGACGACCAGCATGGCTTTCATCCACTGTACGAATTCGGTTCGGGGCTTAGCTATACGACATTCACGTATAGCCACCTTCGGTTGTCTTCGCCGGTGCTGAGTGGGAATGGATCGCTCCAGGTCTCCGTGGATGTTCAAAACACGGGTCAGCGGGAAGGCAAGGAATCCGTGCTGCTCTATACCAGCCAGTGGTACGCGAGCATCAGCCCGGATGTCAAGAGGCTGAGGGCATTCCGGAAGATCGACCTGCAACCGGGGGAAACAAAAACGGTAACTTTTGCGTTGACACCGTCGGACCTCGCCTTTATCGGGGATGACAACAAGCCGGTCACCGAGCCCGGACAGTTTACCATCCGCATAGGAGACCAGACGGTGGACTTTACCTATCAGTCCTCCCGCTCTGCCAAACCTTCGGAGGGGAGGTTGTAA
- a CDS encoding DUF3857 domain-containing transglutaminase family protein, with protein MKQWWWLLLVTQVTAQGVRVGPVPGWVKEYPVHIDEALALRDMEDGYVHFLADRQFNIATASTYHRNVLCLETEAGVQNASQVSVGFDPSYEQVVFHYIRIIRGAKVIDALKPGGFKILHQEKDIYKSIYNGGLTAMLFLKDVRKGDRVDFAYSVNGNNPVFQDKFSETLDAGYSVPVTHLRYRVVCPEGRDLRVRKSESVLPDPQMSKVPGARVYTWNLDNVPAYDDEDDAPSWYDPYPSIQLSEFQSWKEVNDWALSLFQTDGKVSGALAKKIRSIRETCPTKEAEVLAALRFVQDEVRYLGIEMGPNTHQPHDPGQVVDQRFGDCKDKTLLLCTMLRNLGIPADPVLINTDDKSRLLRELPSTDDFDHATVRVWLDGKYYWLDPTISFQRGRLRDIAYPDYQCGLVLTDTTTALTVIPLQDKGMVSCHELFWIDSVSGSARMDVTTRYSGSFADDARGDFNTSSRGEIQKNYLDFYADSYEGIRVRDSIGVVDTAVDGSFVTHEYYTVPKLWTRDAGGPKASFDASLIRSILPKLKDKNRNEPFALSFPDHYVETLEVRLPEDYDLASRNKVVEDPGFIFHTSVKSFGHTVRLTYTYETRKDFIQAGDSRSAYRHLDKVRDELGYALGAGWEEDEEGGSHPMRYLWVGILIGVLGTTVVFLLVRRRPAK; from the coding sequence ATGAAACAGTGGTGGTGGTTGTTGCTGGTCACGCAAGTGACGGCCCAGGGCGTCCGGGTGGGACCGGTCCCCGGTTGGGTGAAGGAGTATCCCGTCCATATCGACGAAGCCCTCGCGCTCCGGGACATGGAAGACGGGTATGTGCACTTCCTGGCGGACCGCCAGTTTAACATCGCCACGGCCAGCACGTATCATCGGAATGTCCTTTGCCTGGAAACAGAAGCGGGGGTACAAAATGCCTCGCAGGTATCGGTCGGCTTCGATCCTTCCTACGAGCAGGTGGTTTTTCACTACATCCGGATCATCCGGGGGGCGAAGGTCATCGACGCGCTAAAACCTGGAGGATTCAAGATCCTCCACCAGGAAAAGGACATCTACAAAAGCATTTATAACGGGGGCCTGACGGCCATGCTTTTTCTAAAGGACGTCCGAAAGGGTGACCGGGTGGACTTTGCGTATTCGGTCAACGGGAACAACCCGGTCTTCCAGGACAAGTTTTCGGAAACCCTGGACGCGGGGTATAGCGTGCCCGTGACCCACCTGCGCTACCGGGTGGTTTGTCCGGAGGGGCGTGACCTCCGGGTACGGAAATCAGAAAGCGTGCTTCCCGATCCGCAGATGAGCAAGGTGCCGGGGGCCAGGGTGTATACCTGGAACCTGGACAACGTTCCCGCTTATGACGACGAGGACGACGCCCCGTCCTGGTACGATCCCTATCCCTCCATACAACTGAGTGAATTCCAAAGCTGGAAGGAAGTCAACGACTGGGCCCTGTCCCTTTTTCAAACGGACGGGAAGGTCTCGGGGGCCCTGGCGAAAAAAATCAGGAGCATACGCGAAACCTGCCCCACAAAGGAAGCGGAGGTCCTGGCCGCCCTGCGGTTTGTACAGGACGAGGTCCGGTACCTGGGGATCGAGATGGGGCCCAACACCCACCAACCCCATGACCCCGGGCAGGTGGTCGACCAGCGTTTTGGGGATTGCAAGGACAAGACCCTCTTGTTGTGTACGATGCTCCGGAACCTCGGCATACCCGCTGACCCGGTGTTGATTAATACCGACGACAAGTCGAGGCTTTTACGCGAGTTGCCTTCCACGGATGACTTTGATCACGCGACCGTGCGGGTGTGGCTGGACGGCAAATATTATTGGCTGGACCCCACCATTTCTTTCCAGAGGGGAAGGCTCCGGGACATCGCTTACCCGGACTACCAGTGCGGCCTGGTGCTCACGGATACGACGACGGCGCTGACCGTCATCCCTCTCCAGGACAAGGGCATGGTGAGCTGTCATGAACTTTTTTGGATCGACAGCGTGTCGGGCTCGGCCCGGATGGATGTCACCACGCGGTATTCGGGGTCTTTTGCGGACGATGCCCGGGGGGATTTTAACACCAGCAGCCGGGGTGAGATCCAAAAGAACTACCTGGACTTTTACGCGGATTCCTACGAAGGGATCAGGGTCCGGGACAGCATAGGTGTGGTGGACACCGCCGTGGACGGGTCCTTTGTCACCCATGAATATTACACGGTACCCAAACTGTGGACCAGGGACGCGGGCGGACCAAAAGCGTCTTTCGACGCCTCGCTGATCCGGAGCATCCTGCCCAAATTAAAAGACAAAAACAGGAACGAGCCGTTTGCGCTGTCCTTCCCGGATCACTATGTGGAGACGTTGGAGGTACGGTTGCCCGAAGACTATGACCTGGCGTCGCGGAATAAGGTGGTCGAGGACCCGGGTTTTATTTTCCATACATCCGTCAAGAGCTTCGGCCATACGGTGCGGCTCACCTATACCTACGAAACGCGTAAAGACTTTATTCAGGCGGGGGACAGCCGGAGCGCCTATCGTCACCTGGACAAGGTCAGGGACGAGCTGGGATATGCCCTGGGGGCTGGCTGGGAAGAAGACGAAGAGGGTGGATCGCACCCGATGCGGTACCTGTGGGTCGGCATCCTTATTGGTGTGCTGGGCACCACTGTGGTATTCCTGCTGGTCCGCCGCCGGCCGGCAAAATAG
- a CDS encoding heme-binding domain-containing protein: MLKKILIGILVFVVLIQLIRPAPNVSSAPDPNALKAHYPLPDSVEAVLRVACYDCHSNHSRYPWFDKVAPVSWLVAYHIKGGKRHLNFDEYFAYPVKRKVKRLKDIAETVENGSMPLSTYTWAHKDAVLTEAQKKLIIDWADSLGKQIADTTQAKL, from the coding sequence ATGCTGAAAAAAATCCTTATCGGTATCCTGGTGTTTGTCGTGCTGATCCAACTGATCCGTCCGGCCCCGAACGTTTCCTCCGCCCCCGACCCGAATGCCCTGAAGGCCCACTACCCGCTACCGGACAGTGTGGAAGCGGTGTTGCGTGTGGCCTGTTACGACTGTCATTCCAACCATTCCCGGTATCCCTGGTTTGACAAGGTGGCGCCGGTGTCCTGGCTGGTGGCGTATCATATCAAGGGGGGCAAGCGTCACCTGAACTTTGACGAATATTTTGCCTACCCGGTGAAAAGAAAGGTCAAAAGACTCAAGGACATCGCCGAAACGGTGGAGAACGGTTCGATGCCCTTGTCCACGTATACCTGGGCCCATAAAGACGCCGTCCTGACGGAGGCGCAGAAAAAACTGATCATCGATTGGGCGGACAGCCTTGGTAAACAAATCGCCGACACGACGCAAGCGAAGTTATGA
- a CDS encoding APC family permease → MTNAPPTKKLLRPLALVAVIFFTVSGGPYGMEPLLGYGGHGGSLLILLLTPLFWDIPTMLAVLELNAMMPVGGGYYQWVKRGLGLRWAFFEGWWTWLYTFVDLAIYPVLFVQYACWFLPGLAAWKIPICLGLIWSCAGLNILGVVPVGRASLILGTAVLIPFIILFGLGLYHLGPAAYAFTPLSLKGVGFSAAGMGCYTVMWNMLGWDNTSTYADQVERPARSYVVSMGIAFVLVLLVYVATLMTARGSGIGADVLRDNGFPALGVLVGGRVLGILLAAGGMASAVGLFAAVLLSVAQVPKAMADDRLLPSKLSALSPRFGTPARSIVVCAGVVSVMILWTFMDLVVIDITLYGAALFLEFITLVVLRIREPGTPRSFRVPLNVTGLCVLFVLPVGIYLFALNGALTDSGSAWKPAIFALVLLVSAEIAWQGVRWKRAQTRKMDYI, encoded by the coding sequence TTGACAAACGCGCCCCCCACCAAGAAACTGCTGCGCCCCCTGGCGCTGGTGGCCGTGATTTTTTTCACGGTCTCCGGCGGGCCGTATGGCATGGAGCCCCTGTTGGGGTATGGGGGGCATGGGGGGAGCCTCCTCATCCTGCTGCTCACCCCTTTGTTTTGGGACATTCCTACGATGCTGGCGGTGCTGGAGCTGAACGCGATGATGCCCGTGGGTGGCGGATACTATCAATGGGTCAAACGGGGGCTGGGTTTGCGCTGGGCCTTTTTTGAGGGCTGGTGGACCTGGTTGTATACGTTTGTGGACCTGGCGATTTACCCGGTGTTGTTTGTGCAATATGCCTGTTGGTTCCTGCCGGGGCTGGCGGCGTGGAAGATACCGATCTGCCTGGGGTTGATCTGGTCTTGCGCGGGGTTGAACATCCTGGGGGTGGTGCCGGTGGGGCGGGCGAGTCTGATCTTGGGCACGGCGGTGCTGATCCCTTTTATCATTTTGTTTGGGCTGGGTTTGTATCACCTGGGACCGGCCGCTTACGCGTTTACGCCCCTTTCGCTGAAGGGGGTGGGGTTTTCGGCGGCGGGGATGGGATGTTATACCGTGATGTGGAATATGCTGGGGTGGGACAATACCTCAACGTATGCGGACCAGGTGGAGCGGCCGGCGCGGTCTTATGTGGTCTCGATGGGGATCGCCTTTGTATTGGTCCTTTTGGTTTATGTAGCGACGTTGATGACGGCCAGGGGGTCGGGTATCGGAGCGGATGTACTCCGGGACAACGGTTTTCCCGCGTTGGGGGTCCTGGTCGGCGGACGGGTGCTGGGCATCCTGCTGGCGGCGGGGGGGATGGCGAGCGCGGTGGGTTTGTTTGCGGCGGTGTTGTTGTCGGTTGCGCAGGTACCCAAGGCGATGGCGGACGACCGGTTGCTGCCGTCAAAACTGAGCGCGCTTAGTCCCCGTTTTGGGACGCCCGCACGGTCGATCGTGGTGTGCGCCGGGGTAGTGAGTGTGATGATCCTTTGGACTTTTATGGACCTGGTGGTCATCGACATCACTTTGTATGGGGCGGCGCTGTTCCTCGAATTTATTACACTCGTCGTGTTGCGGATCAGGGAACCGGGGACGCCCCGGTCTTTCCGTGTTCCCCTGAACGTGACCGGTCTTTGCGTTTTGTTCGTGTTGCCGGTGGGGATCTACCTCTTTGCGCTCAACGGGGCGCTGACGGACAGCGGGAGCGCTTGGAAACCGGCGATCTTTGCGCTGGTGCTCCTGGTGTCGGCGGAAATTGCCTGGCAGGGTGTGCGCTGGAAGAGAGCCCAGACACGGAAAATGGATTATATTTAG